In one window of Tenrec ecaudatus isolate mTenEca1 chromosome 3, mTenEca1.hap1, whole genome shotgun sequence DNA:
- the TKTL2 gene encoding LOW QUALITY PROTEIN: transketolase-like protein 2 (The sequence of the model RefSeq protein was modified relative to this genomic sequence to represent the inferred CDS: inserted 10 bases in 6 codons; deleted 3 bases in 2 codons; substituted 7 bases at 7 genomic stop codons), with amino-acid sequence MQLLPNQANRLRIHSTRATCVRCGHPHPPTPRRAAGILSVLFFHTRRYKQTEAGHMDYDHLSSXHAAPILSLAXTESGGIXERDLLSWRRIDCHIWRGIALLNXFLDVATMAYTAKYVDKAWVFCLKGEGKSSEGSMWGAWSFASHYSLDNLIAIVDMNHLGQSDVAPCEPCTDISQQRREAFGWNISIVDGRHGQGLCQAFWQATQVKNKHTAIIAKTLKGQGIPNIKNTENWHGKLIPKDXADASIKXIESQLQTSKRLLPKPSHXRLPTYTISDIKMTSLPSYQVGNKIATPKACGLALAXLAHANERVIVQDRDTKNSTLSELFKKEXPERFVACFVAEQNVVXASGSVTRGSTIAFANSFAAFLTRAFDQIQMGAISQTITGSHCGVSVGEDGLSQMALEDLCKFRSIPNCAIFYPSDAVATEHXCLTTNPKEMCFIRASRAETSVIYAPXLEVGQAKVVRSNVDDQVTVIGAGVTLHEDLAAAAALSKLGIPVRVIDPLTINLLDAAPIISKAKATGNWVITVEGHYQKGASGKLYYVXRSLRTLTDILVHQGAVSGMPQSGKISELLDLCGISAKHIILATKYTLMN; translated from the exons ATGCAGTTGCTCCCAAACCAGGCCAATCGCCTCCGGATCCACTCCACCAGGGCCACCTGTGTCCGA tgtggccacccccacccccccacgccCCGCCGTGCAGCAGGAATCCTGTCCGTGCTGTTCTTCCACACAAGGCGGTATAAACAgacggaggcaggacacatggactatgacCATTTGTCCTC CCACGCTGCCCCTATTCTGTCCCTTGCTTGAACAGAGTCTGGTGGCATCTGAGAACGCGACCTACTGAGCTGGCGGAGAATTGACTGTCACATCTGGAGGGGCATCGCCCTCTTGAACTAGTTTcttgatgtagcaacaatggcaTATACTGCCAAGTATGTTGACAAGGCTTGGGTGTTCTGCCTCAAGGGGGAAGGCAAATCTTCAGAAGGCTCCATGTGGGGGGCTTGGTCCTTCGCTTCCCACTACAGTTTGGACAATCTCATAGCCATCGTTGACATGAACCACTTGGGACAAAGTGATGTTGCGCCTTGTGAGCCCTGCACTGACATCTCTCAGCAGCGCCGTGAAGCTTTtgggtggaatatctccatcgtGGATGGCCGTCATGGGCAGGGGTTGTGCCAGGCGTTTTGGCAAGCAACTCAAGTGAAGAATAAGCACACTGCAATTATTGCCAAGACCCTCAAAGGTCAGGGTATTCCAAATATTAAGAATACAGAAAATTGGCATGGAAAGCTAATTCCAAAAGA AGCAGATGCAAGTATCAAATGAATTGAGAGCCAGCTACAGACCAGCAAGAGGCTCCTACCGAAACCCTCCCATTGAAGACTCCCCACCTATACCATCTCAGACATAAAAATGACATCTCTACCTTCTTACCAAGTTGGCAACAAGATAGCTACTCCGAAAGCCTGTGGCTTGGCTCTGGCTTAACTGGCCCATGCAAATGAGAGAGTTATTGTCCAGGATCGGGACACAAAGAACTCCACTTTATCAGAGTTATTCAAGAAAG TACCTGAGAGGTTCGTTGCATGTTTTGTTGCTGAGCAGAACGTCGT TGCTTCGGGCAGTGTTACCCGTGGTTCCACCATTGCTTTTGCTAATTCCTTCGCTGCCTTTTTGACCCGAGCATTTGATCAGATC CAGATGGGCGCGATCTCCCAAACCATAACTGGTTCCCACTGCGGGGTATCCGTTGGTGAAGATGGGCTCTCCCAGATGGCCCTGGAGGATCTTTGCAAGTTCAGGAGCATTCCCAATTGTGCTATTTTCTATCCAAGTGACGCTGTTGCAACAGAGC ACTGCTTGACCACCAATCCCAAAGAAATGTGCTTTATTCGAGCCAGCAGAGCAGAAACTTCAGTGATTTATGCCCC CTTGGAGGTCGGACAAGCCAAAGTTGTCCGCAGCAATGTCGATGACCAGGTCACAGTGATTGGAGCTGGAGTGACACTGCATGAAGATTTagcagctgctgctgctctttCTAAACTAGGTATTCCTGTCCGTGTCATCGACCCATTAACCATCAACCTCCTGGATGCTGCCCCCATTATCTCCAAAGCAAAAGCCACAGGCAACTGGGTTATCACCGTGGAGGGTCACTACCAAAAGGGGGCCTCGGGAAAGTTGTATTACGTGTAGCGGTCTCTCAGGACCCTGACTGACATCCTTGTTCATCAGGGGGCGGTGTCAGGAATGCCTCAAAGTGGGAAAATTAGTGAACTGTTGGATCTGTGTGGAATTAGTGCCAAACACATCATCCTGGCTACAAAATATACTCTAATGAACTAA